Within the Microbacterium sp. 1S1 genome, the region CACGTGATGATCGGCGGGGTGGAGAGCGGCAACACCGCCTCCATCGCCCTGCACGAACGACTCGGATTCCGCGAAGTGGGGCGCATGCCCCAGGTCGGCGCGAAGTTCGGCCGCTGGCTCGACCTCAGCATGCTGCAGCTCGTGCTCGACGAGCGCCCCACCCCCGACGCGGCGCTCTAGCCGATGGGTCTCCTGCAGTGGCTGGTCGACACGTTCTCCTCCTCCTGGGTGCTGCCGGGCGGGCAGACCCTTCTGGTGCGTGAGGTCGTCGGGAACGCGTTCGGACTCGCGAGCGCCCTCGGCGGCATGCGGCGGAAGGTCTGGGCCTGGCCGGTCGGCATCGTCGGCAACGTCCTGCTGCTGACGGTGTTCCTCGGTTCCGCGCTCAGCCCCGATCCCTCTCTCCCGCATCTGCTCGGGCAGGCCGGGCGACAGGTCATGTTCATCGCCGTCGCGATCTACGGATGGATCCGCTGGCGGAACGCCGACGGCGGCCGCGTCGTGCCACGGTGGGCGCCGGCCCGCGCCCGGATCGGGTTGGTGCTCGCGCTCGCCATCGGAACCGTCGCCCTGACGCCGGTGTTCCGCGCCCTCGGTTCGTGGGAACCGGTCTGGGCCGATGCCTGGACCTTCGTCGGGTCGCTGCTCGCGACGTACGGCATGGCCAAGGGATGGACCGAGTTCTGGCTCATCTGGATCGCCGTCGACGTCGTCGGGGTGCCCCTGCTCTTCAGCGCGGGCTACTACGCGACGGGGCTCATGTACGTCTTCTACGGCCTCTTCACCGCGGTCGGCTTCGTGATCTGGTGGCGGGCGCAGCGCCAGGCCGCTCCCCCGATCGTGATCCTCCCGCCCGACCCGAGTCCTCGCCGTCCGGACGGCGAGGTCTGATCCACGCCGCCGATTGTTTCGGTGCGTGTCGCCACCGCTCGCCTCGACGCGGTCCCGTCCCGTTTCATGGGGGCATGACCCGGCAGATCCGCTTCAACGCCTTCGACATGAACTGCGTCGCCCACCAGTCGTCCGGCCTGTGGCGGCATCCCGACGACCGGTCGCGGCAGTACAACACCCTCTCCTACTGGACCGAGCTGGCGAAGCTCCTGGAGAGCGCGACCTTCGACGGGATCTTCATCGCCGACGTCCTCGGCACCTACGACGTCTACGGCGGCACGAACGAGGCCGCGATCCGCAACGGTGCCCAAGTGCCGGTGAACGACCCGATCCTCCTGGTCAGCGCGATGGCCGCGGTGACGGAGCATCTGGGGTTCGGCGTCACCGCCGGCACCGCGTTCGAGCATCCCTATCCGTTCGCGCGCCGGCTGAGCACACTCGACCATCTGACTCAGGGGCGCGTCGGGTGGAATGTCGTGACGGGCTATCTGCCGAGCGCCGCCCGGAACATGGGTCAGGAGGACCAGCTCGCCCACGACGACCGCTACGACCATGCGGACGAGTACGTCGAGGTGCTCTACAAGCTCTGGGAGGGCTCGTGGGAGGACGACGCCGTCGTGGAGGACCGCGAGCGCGGCATCTTCACCGACCCGTCGAAGGTGCACCCGATCCGCCACGAGGGCAAGCACTTCTCGGTGCCCGGCATCCACATCTCCGAGCCGTCGCCGCAGCGCACCCCGGTGATCTATCAGGCCGGTGCAAGCCCCCGCGGCGTCAGGTTCGCGGCGGAGAACGCCGAGGCCATCTTCGTCGCCGCCCCCTCCAAGGAGGTGCTCGCCGGAACCGTGAAGCGGATCCGGGACGCCCTCGAGGCCGCGGGGCGCGGCCGGTACGACGCGCGCATCTACACACTGCTCACCGTCATCACTGCCGCGACGAGCGCAGAGGCGACTGCGAAGCACGCCGAGTACCTCTCGTACGCGAGTCCCGAGGGGGCGCTGACGTTCATGTCCGGGTGGATGGGCGTCGACCTCTCGCAGTACGCCGAGGACGAGCCGGTCGGGAACGTCGAGTCGAACGCGATCCAGTCGGTGCTGCAGCACCTGAAGGAGGAGGCCGACCTCGGTCGTGAGTGGACGGTCGGGGACTTCGGCCGCCACAACGCCATCGGCGGGCTCGGGCCGACGATCGTCGGCTCCGGGGTCGAGATCGCCGACGAACTGCAGTCGTGGGTCGAGGAGACCGACATCGACGGCTTCAACCTCGCGTACGCCGTCACCCCCGGCACCTGGCAGGACGTCATCGAGCACGTCATCCCGGTGCTGCGGGAGCGCGGCGCCTATCCCGAGGAGTACGTCCCCGGCACACTGCGCCACAAGCTGCACGGTCGCGGCGACCGGGTCCAGCCCACGCACCGCGCCGCGCAGTACCGCCTCTGACCCGTTCGAGCCGAAGGCGGATCAGTCGGCGTCGCGGGTGAAGAGACTCCGCAGCACGAGGAAGACCACCACGGCGACGACCGCGACGATGGCGAGCTTCGCGATGAACCAGAGCACCGAGAACAGCGCGCTGACGATCCACCACGCGATGACGACGGCGAGGATGACGCCGAGGACGGTCCAGATGTTCTTGGTCATGCCTCCAGCCTACGGAGTCGCGGCGGCCGGGATCTCGTCCAGCGAGCGGTAGACGGGCAGTCCGCGCTCGTGGGCGATGGCGACGTCCTGGTCCGCGCCCGCCGATTCCCCCGGCAGGCGCAGCACCGCGTCGCAGTGCTGGAGGAGGCGATGGGCAGTCTCGTACATTACGTCGCCGCCTCCCGCGTCGGCCTCGTCGAGGGTGCGGAGGATGGGCAGGGCGGCCCACTCCCCGATCATCGGCACGTGCCCGAGGCGGAAGATCGGGCCTGCGGCCTCTTCGAGGGACGCGAGATTGCGGGCGATGAGGGCGGGATCGCCGCCTGTTCCCGAGCGGTACGGACCGGCGATGAGGATGAGGAGTGGTTTCGTCATGCCGATGACTGTAGTCTGAATCATGCAAGAACGTGCAACTTCGTGAGGAAACACATGCTCGCCGCCCAGCGCAAGGATCACCTGCTCGCCCTCCTCGACCGCGAGGGGCGCGTCGTGGCGAAAGATGTGGCTGCGGATCTCGGCGTCTCGGAGGACGCGATCCGCCGCGATCTCCGCGAGCTCGCCGAAGAGGGCCGGCTGCTCCGCGTCTACGGCGGCGCCATCCCCGTGCCCGCTGCGGATCGGCCGGTGGTCGAGCGCGCCACCGTGGCCACCGAGAGCAAGGAGCGCGTCGCCCGCGCGGCCGTCGCGCACATCCGGCCCGGGTCCACCATCGTGCTGGACGGCGGCACCACCACGCTGGCCCTGGCCGCCCTCCTCCCCGCCGAAGCCGGTCTCACGGTCATCACACCGAGTCCGGCGGTGGCTCTGTCGGTGGCTGCGCACTCCGATGCGCGCGTGATCCTCATCGGCGGCGAGCTGACTCGGCACTCGATGGTGGCCGGCGGTGCCCTGGCGATGGAGGCCGTGCAACATCTGGCCGCGGACGTCTTCTTCCTGGGCGTGACCGGCGCCGACCCCGGCGCCGGCTTCACCACCGGCGAGCTGGACGATGCCGTCACGAAGCGGGCTCTCGCGACGCGGTGCGCGGAGACCATCGTGCTGGCGAGCGAGGAGAAGATCGGCGCGGTCTCGCGGTACCCGGTCCTGCCGCTCGATGCGGTGGACGCGGTCATCACCGACCCCCTCGACGAGAACCCGCTGATCGCCGAGCTTCACACGCAGGTCGGGGGCCCGAACGCCGCGTGATCGCCGCCACCGCCGTCAGTCCGCGGACGCCGCGCCCGTCCGGTCGCCGAGGAGGTCGTGGAGATGCCCGGCGGCCGCAAGCAGCGCGACGCTGCGG harbors:
- the pnuC gene encoding nicotinamide riboside transporter PnuC → MGLLQWLVDTFSSSWVLPGGQTLLVREVVGNAFGLASALGGMRRKVWAWPVGIVGNVLLLTVFLGSALSPDPSLPHLLGQAGRQVMFIAVAIYGWIRWRNADGGRVVPRWAPARARIGLVLALAIGTVALTPVFRALGSWEPVWADAWTFVGSLLATYGMAKGWTEFWLIWIAVDVVGVPLLFSAGYYATGLMYVFYGLFTAVGFVIWWRAQRQAAPPIVILPPDPSPRRPDGEV
- a CDS encoding LLM class flavin-dependent oxidoreductase, with translation MTRQIRFNAFDMNCVAHQSSGLWRHPDDRSRQYNTLSYWTELAKLLESATFDGIFIADVLGTYDVYGGTNEAAIRNGAQVPVNDPILLVSAMAAVTEHLGFGVTAGTAFEHPYPFARRLSTLDHLTQGRVGWNVVTGYLPSAARNMGQEDQLAHDDRYDHADEYVEVLYKLWEGSWEDDAVVEDRERGIFTDPSKVHPIRHEGKHFSVPGIHISEPSPQRTPVIYQAGASPRGVRFAAENAEAIFVAAPSKEVLAGTVKRIRDALEAAGRGRYDARIYTLLTVITAATSAEATAKHAEYLSYASPEGALTFMSGWMGVDLSQYAEDEPVGNVESNAIQSVLQHLKEEADLGREWTVGDFGRHNAIGGLGPTIVGSGVEIADELQSWVEETDIDGFNLAYAVTPGTWQDVIEHVIPVLRERGAYPEEYVPGTLRHKLHGRGDRVQPTHRAAQYRL
- a CDS encoding DUF4406 domain-containing protein, whose product is MTKPLLILIAGPYRSGTGGDPALIARNLASLEEAAGPIFRLGHVPMIGEWAALPILRTLDEADAGGGDVMYETAHRLLQHCDAVLRLPGESAGADQDVAIAHERGLPVYRSLDEIPAAATP
- a CDS encoding DeoR/GlpR family DNA-binding transcription regulator — translated: MLAAQRKDHLLALLDREGRVVAKDVAADLGVSEDAIRRDLRELAEEGRLLRVYGGAIPVPAADRPVVERATVATESKERVARAAVAHIRPGSTIVLDGGTTTLALAALLPAEAGLTVITPSPAVALSVAAHSDARVILIGGELTRHSMVAGGALAMEAVQHLAADVFFLGVTGADPGAGFTTGELDDAVTKRALATRCAETIVLASEEKIGAVSRYPVLPLDAVDAVITDPLDENPLIAELHTQVGGPNAA